CGAACAGAACCGTCATTCGGCGTCTGCGGCCATCCGTGCGATGTCGCCCAGGCTCATAGAGTTGTATCGCGCCAAGACTGCACGTGCTGCGTCGGAATCGATTTTGGCAAACGCGCTGTTCACGGCGCTCTCCACCGGGCAACCTGGGTGGTCGCGTGGCCCCGAAGAGGTGGACCAGCCAGGGCGACCAAGCGCCTCGAAAACCTCGGCAACGGATATGGAGTCTAGTGATCTTGTCACACACCAGCCGCCACTTCGTCCCCTTGTAGTTTCGATCAGCCCGTTCTCACGTAAGCCGGCCAGCATGCGCCGGACCACGACTGCATTGATCGACAACATCTTCGCGATCTCGGCCGATGACATTACCCGCTCCCGGAGCGACAGATGAATCAGTGCGTGCAGAACACGGGGAAGTCTGAGGTCAGGCGTCACGCAAATATCCTTAAATGTAGCATCAGGAATTACATTATACGGCTTTGCCGTGTATATGTTACCTCGCATGTCACATATTGGAGCGCCACGGTGAACCGTGGTCAAGCCATCAAAGTGCTCGCGGCCCCAGCCATTCTGTCTTTCATCGGGAGCAGGCGAGCAAGGGTTGCCCTTACGGAGACAACGAGATGACCAAGCTAAATTACCGAGATGTCGAGGCCAATGGCCTCCGGATGCGGGTTGCCGACCATGGCGAGGGGTCGCTTGTCCTGCTCTGCCACGGCTTTCCGGAATCGGCCTATGCGTGGCGCCACCAGCTTTTTGATCTTGCAGAGGCGGGATACCGCGCTGTTGCGCCTGACTTGCGGGGTATCGGGGGAACGTCGGCCCCCGCCGATACGGAGGCATATGCGCTTCAGCACCTCGTCGCCGATGTTGTTGCCTTGCTGGACGCGCTTGGCGCGGCCAAGGCGGTTATCGTTGGCAATGACTGGGGCGCAACGCTTGCTTGGCAGGCCGCGCTGTTGCGCCCGGACCGATTTCGTGCGGTCGCTGCTGTCGGCGTGCCGATCATGAGCCAGCCTCCGGTGGCGCCGACACAGATATTTCCGCAGACCGAGGATGCTCTTTTCTACACGCTCTATTTCCAGAACGAGGGCGTTGCAGAGAAGGAGTTCGAAGCCGATATCCGCCGAACGCTGCTCAAGATCTACCATGCAGCATCGGACGGAGCAGGCCCCCGCATCGAGGGAGACGGGACGCCCAATCCATTCGGGATGGTTTCACAAGAAAGTGGCTTGCTCTCTTCTCTTCCGATGCCGGAGCGAGCCCCGTCATGGCTATCCGATGAGGACCTCGCTGTTTTCGTTTCAGATTATGTTCAGAGCGGCTTTCGGGGTGGGCTGAACCTCTATCGCAACTTGGACCGGAATTGGGCGCTGCACGCGGCATTTGCTGGTCTTCCGGTCCAGGTGCCCGCCCTTTATATGGTCGGCTCTCGCGATACCGGACTCTCTATGTCGGGTATGCGACAGATGGTCGAGGCACAAAAAGACCTCGCGCCACAGCTACGCGAACCAATTTTCCTTGATGGCTGCGGGCACTGGGCGCCCCAAGAGCAGTCGGCGCGAGTTAGCGAGAACCTTCTCCGCTTTCTTGCAGAGGTCACGTCGCAAGAAATATAGTTTTAAACCTTTATGCCGAACAGCTTTGCCGCATTCCGGTAAGCGATTTTTTCCTTGGCTTCGCGTGGCAGGTCCACGGCCCGGAACCAGTCGGTTCCCTGCTTCATGTCTGCAAACGGGTAATCGATCCCGAACATCACCCGGTCCACGCTGATGTATCTCAGCAAGAGATGAAGCAGTTCGTCCTGGAAGAATGCGCTGGTCGTGTACCAGAAATTGTCGCTGAAATATTGCCCGAGGGGCTTGTTCAGCGCGTCTTGGGTCGACTCGCTCATATCGCCCACGATCCGCTCGTAGTAGAATGGAAGACCCTCTCCCATGTGGCCAATGATCATCTGCAGCTTGGGGTATCTGTCGAACACGCCCGTCAGGACGAGCCGAAGGCATTGCGTAAGCACCTCCTGGTGCCACCCATATCCCGAACCGCTGAAAATGTAATTCTGGAACTCCTGGTCATAGCCCGGCCGCACAGTATGGTAGTAGATATTGAAGACGGCTTCCGGCGGGAAACCTGGGTGCAGGTAAATGGGTACGCCAAGCGCTTCGGCGCGCGCCAGAAGGGGCTCGAAATCGGGATGGTCGAGAAATTTTTCGCCGATGAATCCATTGGTCATGGCGCCGACAAAGCCATCTTCCCGAACGGCGCGTTCCAGTTCGTCCGCTGAAGCTTCCGGGTTCTGCAGCGGCAGGGTTGCATAGGCCTGGAACCGCCCCGGATAGGCCTTCATCGGACCATCGGCGATCATCTTGTTCAGGCGAACCGCAAAATCAATGCCTTCCTGGCCGGGGACATCCTGCACGCCCGGCGTATGCGCGGACAGGATTTGAACGTTGAGCCCGGCCGCATCCATGGCTGCGATGCGGCCAGCGCCGATTTCGTCGAGGCCGGTTTCCTTCAGATACGCGACGTGCTCGTCGTTGATCGCGTTCAGCGCAATGAGTTCGTCGGTGGTGTAGGTCTCTTCCGTGGCGATAAACGGCAGGTCCCGGTCACGATCCGCGATGACCGACGGCTCCGCCGCGGCAGCGCGGGAGATAATGGCAGGCGCCGACAGCCCAGCGCCAACGCCGAGGATTGTCGCGCCGCTCAGAAAGGTGCGGCGTCCCGTTGAAAGGGACATAAGAGGTTTCGCGATCGACTTCATGTGCTTCAGCTCCAATGTTTACATTGATGGGTTTGGCTCGTCCCGGCCAATAGCGGCGGGCAGGTCACTTCGCCTCGCTCGCGATCCCGGAGTCGCCACGGATCGGGATCAGGATTTGAAAAATCAGGCCGTTCGGCGTGTTGTCCGAAAGAGAGATGGCGCCGCGATGGGCGTGGACGATATCGGCGACAATGGAGAGCCCGAGGCCGAAATCTTCCTTGTCCTCTCGTGCATTTTTATGGGACCGCGCCTCATCGCCCTTGAAGAACGGCTCGAAAACCCGCTCTCTCAGATGTTCCGGAATGCCGGGACCGTTATCGGTGACACGGATCTCGCAGCCCGCCTTGCAGTCTCTGAGACTGACGGTGACATCCGTCGCGAACTTGACGCTGTTGTCGCAGAGGTTGGTGACCGCGCGCATGATGGCCATTGGCTTGCAGTCGATGACCATCCGGTTGGGGCCCTCGAACCGGACCGGAAAACCGACATCGCTGAACTCCGCGCAAACGGTCTGCAGCAGGCTTGCAATATCGGCACGCTGTATCGGCTCGGTGGCATAATCATCCCTGAGATATTTCAGGACCTCGTTCAGGAGACCGTCGATGCGCATGATGTCGGACAGCAGCCCATCGCGCACGGGTCCTTCCTCCATGCGGTCGGCGCGCAGCCGCAACCGGGTCAACGGGGTTCGAAGATCATGACCGATGCCGCGCAGCATGCGTGTTCTCGATTCGACCATCACCCGTATCCGGCTTCGCATCGCATTGAGCGCATGGGCAAGCGTCACGATCTCGACAGGTCCGCGCTCTTCGAAAATCTCCGAAGTGTTGGCGATGTCCGCATGCATGGCCGCTTCGGAAATCCGCTGGATCGGCTCGGTGATGACGCGAATGGCAAAGATGAAGAAGAACGCGATCAGAACGACGATCGCGACGGAGTAATATGGCCCCTCGTTGAGGATGGCGCTGTTCAGGATGGTATCCGGAAAGCCGGAAAGGATGAGAAGCGTGTCGTCGTCAACCTTTGCCGCAATCACTCTCTCCCCGTTCCAGAAGGTGCGCCAGCCGCCGACCGGCGGGCGAAGGTGATCGGTCGGAAACAGCAGGTCGATGGCCATGGCCAGCACGCCCTCCGGTTCCGACGGTCCGGTGAAACTCTCGCTCACCGAAAATGGCTCCAGCGAGAAATCCCATCCGGCCTCGCGCGATGCCGACAGGATGGCTTCGCGCGTGTCCGGCGGTGACGCTTTCAGGAGGGTCGCCATCGTATCCACGCGCGTGACGATATCTTCCATGTCGGGCGCGACATCCCGTGCCCATTGCTCCAATACCCTGCCGACAATGGTGACCACGATCAGCGCCACGATGATGATGAGCGTGATCTGGCCTCTAATCGTGTTGGGGAGGAAACGCTTCAGCCTCATAGTTCCTCGACAGTCGCGGTAAACATGTAACCGCCCAGACGTATGGTCTTGATCACGACGGGGTCGCGGACATCATGTTCGATCTTCTGCCGCAATCGGCTGATGTGAACATCGATGCTGCGCTCGATCGGGCCGGCCAGACCGGCATGGGTGACGCCCAGGAGCTCCTCCCGCGTCAGAACGCGGCCCGGGTTTCGGCAAAAGGCGAGCAGGATATCGAACTCATGCGTCGTCAGGCCAACGCGGGCGTTGGTCGGATCGAAGAGTTGCCGTCGAATGGGATCGACGAGCCATCCGTCAAAACGCAATTGCTTTTGTCTCGGCTCTTTCAGCGCAGGCAAGGCGGCGCGCCGCAGCAGGCCGCGTATCCTGGCGATAAGCTCCCGCACACTGAACGGTTTGGTGACATAGTCGTCGGCGCCGATCTCGAGGCCGACGATCCTGTCAATTTCAGCATCGGCCGCCGTCAGCATGACGATCGGAATATTCGTTGCGACCCGCAGCCGCCGACAGAGGCTGAGGCCGCTTTCGCCGGGCAGCATGACATCGAGGATCACCAGGTCGTAACTGGATGCGCGCATGCGTGCATCCATCGCGATGCCGTCCCGGGCGATCTCCGCGATCATTCCGCTTTCGATAAGGCTATCGCGCAGCATCGCGGCGATCTGTGTGTCGTCCTCGACGATCAGAATTCGAGAGGCGTCCGACAAGCTCCGGCTCCTTCACCGTCATATGGCACTTTGTCTGCTTTTGAATAGCACGGCGCAGCATGCGCGTTGGCTGAAGCAATATTAAGATTTGTTTCAGAACCCCCGGCTTTCAAATTCTCCGACACAAAACTTCACACAAGCAAACATCCCGGCGGTCCGGGTCGTGGCACAAGATAGGCATTGAAACCGCCTGTCCGGACTTGGCCATCGGCGAGCACGGGAGACTTGCAGTCGCCATGTCGCCCCACGGCGCAGGGCGAACGGACGCAAGCCCCGCATGAAAATCTGTTCAACAACCAGTTATTGAGAGGATGGTCCTCGTGCATACTTCAAGTTCAGCGTCGAGGGACGTTAACCGGCTTCCCTCGCCAAAGATCGTTGCGCTCAGGCCCATTGATGGAATGGCTGACGGCAGTTGGCCTCCGCAAGGACGTTCCGCCCCTTTGCAGCCATCGCATGTGTTTGGAAAGCTGGTCCTCCTCTCGAGCATGCTGTTCGTCATGTTTCCGCAGATCGACCTCGGCGTTTCGCGGCTCTTCACCGACGGTACGCACTTCTATCTTTCCGACCAAGGAATGCTGGTGCTGATCCGCGATGCCAATCGCATGCTTCCCTACCTTGTTGTGCCCGTGATGATCGTCGTGATGGTGACGAGACCAGTCAGGCGTTCGGCGCCTTTGACGTCGAAGCGCGCCCTCTTCGTTTTGCTCACCTACGCGCTGGGTTCGGCCATCATGGTCCACGCCTTCAAGTTCTTCTTCGGCCGGGCCAGGCCCCAGCATGTGATCGAGTTTGGCGGCGCGATGGATTTCACGCCGGCATGGCAGTTCGCATCGATGTGCGAGAGCAGCTGCTCCTTCCCGTCCGGGGAAGCGGCATCGGCGGCCGCGTTCATGGCCGTTCTGGTGTTCGTGCCGGACGCCTACCGCAAATACGCCGCTGCGGTGATCGTTCCGCTCTCCATCATCGTTGCCCTGAACCGCGTCGTCATGGGCGCTCACTTTCTGTCGGATGCCGTGCTCGGATGGCTGCTCGTCTGCTGGCTGATGTTCTGGCTCCACGGAAAAATGGGGCTGAAGACCGGCGCGTGATGGCGACGGAGCAACGCTGGAATTCCCCAAGGCACATTCGAACCTGCGGATCAGCAAGAGTTGTTGGCGCGTCCAGCGGCGGCGGCGTGGAACGGTCGCGTCAAATCAAACAAGGATGTCAGCATATGGAAATGTTCCTTCAAGCCGCTCGGGCCCAAACAGAACGGCTTCTCTCAGCTCCGGACGTTTCGGTGATCATACCGACATTCAACGAGCGGGATAATGTCGGCAAGCTTGTCGGCCACCTGATCGCAACCCTCAACGGCCTGAACTGGGAGGTGATATTCGTGGATGACGATTCTGCCGATCGCACCGTGGAGGTGCTGCGCGACATAGGCCATTATGAGCCGCGGATACGCTGCATTCGCCGCGTCGGCCGACGCGGGCTTTCTGGTGCGTGCATCGAGGGCATATTGTCCGCGCAGGGCGAGATCGTCGCGGTCATGGATGCCGATCTCCAGCACGACCACCGGCTCCTGCCGGATATGGTCGCCGCCATACGCGACGGAAATGATCTCGCCATCGCCACCCGATACAGCGCGCCCGGTGAGGAAACGGCGCTCTCGCCATTCAGGAGCGCGATGTCCAGGGTCGGGACTTTCCTTGCCCAACGTCTGATCACGGCGCGGACAACCGACCCGATGAGCGGCTTCTTCGCGACGCGCCGTGATCTGGTCGAAGCGGTGGCACCCCGGCTGAGCAACGGAGGGTTCAAGATCCTTTTTGATATCCTTTCAAATGCGGAACCGGATGTCCGTATAGCCGAACTGCCCTACCGCTTCGCCACCCGTTCGGCCGGACACAGCAAGATGGATCGTCGTGTCGCTCTTCAATTCCTGGGGCTACTTTTCACCAAGGCAACGAGAGGGCTGATCTCCCTCAGGCTGGTGTCCTTTCTCTTGATCGGAGCCGCCGGACTGGGCGTGCACATGGCGCTGCTCATCCTGGTTCTTGTGGCAGGCGTGAATTTCGCGGCCGCTCAGGCGATAGCGACCATCATCACCATGATCGTCAATTTTTCCGGCAACAACCTGTTGACCTATTATGACCAACAGTTGCGCGGCCGAGGCTTCTTCCAGGGATTGCTGTTATATATCGCGGTATGCGGCATTGGAGCGGTGGTCAATGTCGGTATCGCGACGGCGCTGTTCACAGTGGCCGGCCCCTGGTGGGTCGCGGGTCTTGCCGGCGCCTTCGTCAGCGGCCTTTGGAACTATCTGGTGACGCAGGCGCTCGTCTGGAATCGTTCGGGCGCGCTATGACAGCCGGTTTTCTCCCTCTCCGCCGGAGTCCTACATGATGGCAACGCCAGCTCAGCCGGACAATGGCAACGCGGACGTCCGTGCCGTCGAGAGACAACAGGTCGACTCCCCCTTTTTTGTCCAAACGCTATCCAGAGAGCTCTCCGCATCGCCGCGACGAATTGCTGTCGCGATCGTGCTTGCCTTCACGCTAGTGCGACTGGTGTGGGCCTATGCGCTCGGCTTTGGCATCGACGAAAGCTATACGATCGGCCAGTCGCGGTTTCTCGCGCTGTCGTATTTCGACCACCCGCCTCTGCACTATTGGATCGCCCACGCGGCCAGCGTTCTCTTCGGAACAGGCTGGGCGATCCGCATTCCCACAGTCCTGATGTTTTCGGCGACCTCGTGGTCAATCTTCTGCTTGACCGAGCGTCTCTTCGGTGGCGTGGCGGCGGTGTTTTCCGTCCTGTTCCTCAACCTTTCGCTGTTCTTTCTTGTCTCTGCCGGCGCCTGGATCGTGCCCGATGGTCCTCTGATGTTCTTTCTGGCGTGCGGCGCTCAGGTCATGGTGAGGATCATTTTCCCGTCCCCTGGGGAGAAAGAGCCCACGATAATCTGGTGGATCCTCGCGGGCGGGCTGTTCGGCCTTGCGGGTCTCGCTAAATACTCCGCGCTCTTCACACTCGCCGGCCTCGTCTTCTTCGTGATCGCAACACGGCATCGGCGGCAGTTGTTAACGGCGGGTCCATATGTCGCGTGCTTCGTGGGTCTGATTGCTATTATGCCCGTGCTGATCTGGAATGTTCAGCATGATTGGGCGTCGTTGCGTTTCCAGACCGGGCGAGGCAGCCCGCAATTTGCGCCTTCTGCCTTTGCCCGCATGGTTCTCGGGCAGATCGTCTGGCTCGGCCCCTGGATCGCCATTCCGCTCGTCCAGTCGGCCCTTCACGCCTTTCGAAAGGGGCGAACGGAAAGAGAGCTGTTTTGCGTGGCCCTTGCCGTTCCGGCCATCGGCTACACCACGCTCCAGGCGCTCTGGAGCGGTGCCGGGTTCCCGCATTGGCCGATGCCGGGGTGGCTGTTCGTCTTTCCATTGCTGGGCGCCAGGCTGAGCGGCCGCATCCGGCCGGCCATTCACTATGCGATCACGATCTCACTCCTGACGCTCACGCTCTTGGTAACGGCAGTCGCGTTGGGCGGCTCGGGAGCGCTTCATCGGCTGAATGTGCCCGCCCTGCATGATCCGACCGAGGACCTTATCGACTGGTCTCCGGTGGCAAAGGTCCTCACGCCTCTCAGGGTCGGCAGGCCGGATGGGCCTGCTGTCGCGGGACTGGACTGGGCGGAGGCCGGCAAGCTGGATTTCGCGGTGGGGGAAATCGCGCCCGTGCTTGTTCTGGGAAGGGACAAGCGGGGATTTGCAACACGGTCGGATCCGCGTCTTGCCGGCAGGCGGGGCCTTGTGATCGTCGCCAGCGAGGAAGCGTGGGCGAAAAAGGGCAGCGGCCTTTCGTGCCTGCCAGAAGATCCCCTTCCCGTTGCGCGCGTGCCGGTGGGCCGGGCAGGGCAGGCGGAATTGACCCTGCTTGTCATCCCCGTCGAAGGATGCATTGGGGCGGCCCAATAAAGCGCTCCAGCCGAGATGGGGAGCCGGTTGCGCATCTTTCATGCGCGCGCCGAGCGACGGCGGACCCTGTGTGGAAGTCAACGTCCGCGACCATGGCTGCGCGGTCTCGTTTCCCGACAACGAACCGCAGGGGCTCGCTGTCGTGTTGAAACGCAATAATGAACAAACGCCGCGGTCTGCGTGATCAGAACTTGTAACCAAGCGAAAGCGAGACCTGCGGCTGCACCTTGCGTTTCACGATCGGGCTGTCGGCGGCATCGCCGACAAGCACCCCGACACCGGCGGCGGCCTGCATCAGCCAGTGTTCGTCAAAGAAATAGGTGGCGGAAACGTCGAAGTCGACGCGCTGCAGGCCGGCTTTCGCCTTGTACTGCGGCAGGCCGGAGGCTGCGGACTGGGCGGCGTTGATGCTGAAATAGCTGTCCATATAATTCTTGTCGGCAATCGTCGCCGCGACACCGGTCGCGACAACGAGCTTGTCACCCATATGCCAGCCGTAGTTTACGCCAATCTCACCCTTTAACCCCTCGCTGCCGCGGATGGTCTTGTCGAGCGCGCCATAGATCTCCCAGGCTCCCCATTCATAACCGGCCCGGAGCCCCGTGGTGATGCCGTAGTCGACATCGCCAAGGCCCTTGAGCAGGGCTCCGTCTTTTTCCGAACGTCCGGGTTCATAGCCGAGACGGGCATCGACGGTGAAGCCGCCATCCTTGTAGACGGTGGCAGCCAGGCCGCCGGGATCAAGCTGAAGCCAGTTGGCATAGCCGATCGACACGATCGGGATACCCCCGATTTTCATCTTGTCGCCGCCCTCATACTCGGGTTCGAAGGTTACGCCGCCGCCGAGGATGACTTCCCAGCGGGATTCGAATGCATCTTTTTCGAGCGGTTGCGGGCCGGAAATAGCGGGCGGCGGGTCATCCCGGACGGCGAAATCTGCCGCATAGGTTCCGTCCGCAAGTCCGATCAGGGAAACGACGCCCGTCAACCCGGCTGCCGTGGCAGTGAAATGTTCTCGTTTTACCATCTGTCATCAAAGCTCCGATGAAACACAAACGTACCGGGGGAACCGGCACAACCTGGGAGGTCGGCCCACAGTGACCTAGGGCGCGGCGGGTCAGTGTTTTCTTTGATGACAAAAGATTGCGGGCGCGCCACATATGTGGCGGCAAAGCGTCCTCGGGAGGGCTTTGGGACGAAGATGTCACCGCGCCGAATGACCGAAATAGGGCTTGCCAAGCGGGGGCATCCGCCGCATCAATTCAGTTCTTCTTCTGGAACTTGGCGCCAGCCGGACGCTTTCGATGACGCAGCTTAAATCCCAAAGCTCTGCCGAGAAGCAACCTGAGCTGTTGCGCGTTCACGCGACCGCAAGTCGTTTTGATCCCCATTTCCACAGCACGTACTCGATCGTGGCGATCAAGCGGGGCTCGGCTGAGATCAGATCGGCCCGATGGAGCGGGACCGCCCGCGCGGGCGATGTCTTCTTTTTCAATCCGTTTGAGGTTCACGCGGCGCGTTGCTGTGAGGATGATGCGGAGTACGACACGTTATACCCATCCAAGGCGTTCCTCGTCCGGTGTCTTTCGATCGATCGCAGCGATGGTCCTCTCAGCATCCGGACGTCCCTCCTCAGGAAGGGCTCGGCGACAAGGGAGCTTGTCGATGTCCTGGAAGCTCCAAGGGTTGAGGATAAAGTCATCGAGGTTTCGCTTCGACGCATGCTTTCAGCGTGTGTTTTTTCGACAAATTCCGCGGAAGAAGGCGTCGGGGCGCTCGTGCAGAGGGCTTGCATGCTGATCCGGAGGAACTGCACACGCGCGATGCGGACCGAGGATCTCGCGCATGAAATGGGGGTGCACAAGAGCCATCTCGTCCGGACTTTCAGCAGTGCGGTGGGCATGGCCCCCCAGACCTATATGCGCCAGGTGCGGGTGGCGAAGGCCAGGGAATTCATGACCGAGGGCGTTCCGCTCAGTGAGGTCGCGCTCATGCTGGATTTCAGCGATCAGGCCCACTTCACACGTGAATTCAAGAAGGTCTACGGCATGCCACCCGGCGCATTCTCGCGCGCTCTTGGCAAATATCGACGATAGGCCGGCGCTTGCACCAACCAGGCGCCCCGACAGGATTGAACTGCCAAAGCGGCGCCCGACCGCAGCCAACACGTTATGCAAATCCTGTTCAATACGCCAAGCGATGGGTTGCGTAACGTCGGCACGCAAACGCCGAGGTTCCCGAGATGCAGCAAGATGAGCTTTCGTATTTGATGAAATTCCCTGATGCCACCGGGCACTTTGGGCAGTTTGGCGGCAATCATTATCCGCCGGAAGTGTGGCCGGCCCTTGAAGAACTCACATCAACCTATCTGTCGCTGCGAGACACGCCGGACTTTCAGCATGACCTCGATACGGTGCGGGTCGGTTTGCAGGGGCGCCCGACGCCGGTCCATTTTCTCAAGACCACCACGGCGGAAGTCGGCGGCGCGCGCATCTACATTAAGCGCGAGGACCTGAACCACACGGGTGCGCACAAGATCAATCACTGCGTGGGGTTCGCGCTGCTTGCCCACAGGATGGGCAAGCGCAAGCTGATTGCTGAAACGGGAGCGGGACAGCACGGGGTCGCACTGGCCTCTGCCGCCGCCTATTTCGGTCTCGATTGCGAGATCCATATGGGCGAAGTCGACATGGCGAAGCAGGCCTCGAACGTCGGGCGCATGCGCCTCCTCGGCGCGCGGGTGGTCGCGGCAAGCGCTGGGCAGTCCGCCCTGAAAGAGGCGAGCGACGCCGCGTTCAGCGCCTATATCGAGCAGCATGAGCACGCCCTCTACGCGATCGGTTCGGCGATAGGGCCGCACCCCTTTCCCATGATCGTGCGCGATTTCCAGTCAGTCGTGGGACGAGAGGCGCGTAGTCAGTTCCTGTCTCTGAGCGAAGGGCAGTTGCCCGACCATGTCGTGGCCTGCGTCGCGGGTGGATCGAACGCAATGGGCCTCTATTCAGGCTTCCTCGACGATCCAGCCGTTACGCTCCATGCCGTGGAACCGCTTGGTACGTCAAATGAGACCGGCAAACATGCCGCCACACTCTCCTTCGGAACGCCCGGCAAGCTCCATGGTGCACAGTCCCTCGTTTTGCAGCAGGAAGACGGGACGCCTTCGAACGTGACCTCCGTCGCATCGGGTCTCGTCTATCCCGGGGTCGGACCGGAGATCGCGATGCTGCATGAGGAAGGCCACTTGAAGGTTACGGCCATCTCGAACGAAGAGGTGATTGCCACCTTCTTCCGCATCGCAAAATCGGAAGGCATCATACCGGCGCTCGAGAGTTGCCACGCGCTGGCATTCGCGATCAATTTGGCAAAGCGCCGCCCGCCCTCGGAAACTATCCTGGTCAACCTGTCCGGCCGGGGCGACAAGGATGTCGATTTCGTTTTGAACGAGTTTCGGAATGCGGACGGCCCCGCGCGCTAGCCAGCTGCTTTCACTTGGCGGCCGCGTCTCGGAGACGATGTGACCTTCGGTCAGATGCTAGCAGAGGTCGTTTCCAACCAGACCAAGGCCGGAGCGTGCCTCCGGCCTCATTCGCAATATATGCTATTCCGCTTCCGACCAGTGAGGATAGGTGACATAGGCGGTCAGCGCGCCTTCCGCGTGGGAGCGAATGATCACGGCATTCCCCTTCGGCATATAGATAATTTTGCCGGGGGCCGCGGTCATGGTCTCGCCGTCGGCTTCGACCGAAACCCTGCCTTTCAGGACCACCATGACGTCATCGACGACGATATCGGTCTCCAGGACCTGGTCGGGCCCGTACCGGCCATATCCGACCGTGATCGGACCTCCTTGCTCTTGATCCGCCAGGTTGGCGGCAAAAATGTCGGCCTCCTGTCCGGGCGAGCGTTCGAAAACGGCCTCGGCGGGTTCAAATCTGCGAACTTTCATTTCTTTCCTTTCTCAGCTTCGGCGCATTCAGAAGGCCAATCACCCGCTGGAAAACGGGGGAAGGCATGCGTTGCAGGTCGCTGCCGTTCTCGCTAATCACGTTTTGCGATTTCGGCATCGGCGAGCCCCGACATCTGTTCGCCCATCACCTTCAGGAACACGAGCGCCCGCTCGCGGTAGAGCGCATGTTTTTCAGG
This DNA window, taken from Martelella sp. NC20, encodes the following:
- a CDS encoding RrF2 family transcriptional regulator, encoding MRGNIYTAKPYNVIPDATFKDICVTPDLRLPRVLHALIHLSLRERVMSSAEIAKMLSINAVVVRRMLAGLRENGLIETTRGRSGGWCVTRSLDSISVAEVFEALGRPGWSTSSGPRDHPGCPVESAVNSAFAKIDSDAARAVLARYNSMSLGDIARMAADAE
- a CDS encoding response regulator transcription factor, producing MSDASRILIVEDDTQIAAMLRDSLIESGMIAEIARDGIAMDARMRASSYDLVILDVMLPGESGLSLCRRLRVATNIPIVMLTAADAEIDRIVGLEIGADDYVTKPFSVRELIARIRGLLRRAALPALKEPRQKQLRFDGWLVDPIRRQLFDPTNARVGLTTHEFDILLAFCRNPGRVLTREELLGVTHAGLAGPIERSIDVHISRLRQKIEHDVRDPVVIKTIRLGGYMFTATVEEL
- a CDS encoding glycosyltransferase, yielding MAARLLADVLAPRKNGAEDRRVMATEQRWNSPRHIRTCGSARVVGASSGGGVERSRQIKQGCQHMEMFLQAARAQTERLLSAPDVSVIIPTFNERDNVGKLVGHLIATLNGLNWEVIFVDDDSADRTVEVLRDIGHYEPRIRCIRRVGRRGLSGACIEGILSAQGEIVAVMDADLQHDHRLLPDMVAAIRDGNDLAIATRYSAPGEETALSPFRSAMSRVGTFLAQRLITARTTDPMSGFFATRRDLVEAVAPRLSNGGFKILFDILSNAEPDVRIAELPYRFATRSAGHSKMDRRVALQFLGLLFTKATRGLISLRLVSFLLIGAAGLGVHMALLILVLVAGVNFAAAQAIATIITMIVNFSGNNLLTYYDQQLRGRGFFQGLLLYIAVCGIGAVVNVGIATALFTVAGPWWVAGLAGAFVSGLWNYLVTQALVWNRSGAL
- a CDS encoding ATP-binding protein, producing MRLKRFLPNTIRGQITLIIIVALIVVTIVGRVLEQWARDVAPDMEDIVTRVDTMATLLKASPPDTREAILSASREAGWDFSLEPFSVSESFTGPSEPEGVLAMAIDLLFPTDHLRPPVGGWRTFWNGERVIAAKVDDDTLLILSGFPDTILNSAILNEGPYYSVAIVVLIAFFFIFAIRVITEPIQRISEAAMHADIANTSEIFEERGPVEIVTLAHALNAMRSRIRVMVESRTRMLRGIGHDLRTPLTRLRLRADRMEEGPVRDGLLSDIMRIDGLLNEVLKYLRDDYATEPIQRADIASLLQTVCAEFSDVGFPVRFEGPNRMVIDCKPMAIMRAVTNLCDNSVKFATDVTVSLRDCKAGCEIRVTDNGPGIPEHLRERVFEPFFKGDEARSHKNAREDKEDFGLGLSIVADIVHAHRGAISLSDNTPNGLIFQILIPIRGDSGIASEAK
- a CDS encoding alpha/beta fold hydrolase: MTKLNYRDVEANGLRMRVADHGEGSLVLLCHGFPESAYAWRHQLFDLAEAGYRAVAPDLRGIGGTSAPADTEAYALQHLVADVVALLDALGAAKAVIVGNDWGATLAWQAALLRPDRFRAVAAVGVPIMSQPPVAPTQIFPQTEDALFYTLYFQNEGVAEKEFEADIRRTLLKIYHAASDGAGPRIEGDGTPNPFGMVSQESGLLSSLPMPERAPSWLSDEDLAVFVSDYVQSGFRGGLNLYRNLDRNWALHAAFAGLPVQVPALYMVGSRDTGLSMSGMRQMVEAQKDLAPQLREPIFLDGCGHWAPQEQSARVSENLLRFLAEVTSQEI
- a CDS encoding phosphatase PAP2 family protein — protein: MFGKLVLLSSMLFVMFPQIDLGVSRLFTDGTHFYLSDQGMLVLIRDANRMLPYLVVPVMIVVMVTRPVRRSAPLTSKRALFVLLTYALGSAIMVHAFKFFFGRARPQHVIEFGGAMDFTPAWQFASMCESSCSFPSGEAASAAAFMAVLVFVPDAYRKYAAAVIVPLSIIVALNRVVMGAHFLSDAVLGWLLVCWLMFWLHGKMGLKTGA
- a CDS encoding amidohydrolase family protein produces the protein MKSIAKPLMSLSTGRRTFLSGATILGVGAGLSAPAIISRAAAAEPSVIADRDRDLPFIATEETYTTDELIALNAINDEHVAYLKETGLDEIGAGRIAAMDAAGLNVQILSAHTPGVQDVPGQEGIDFAVRLNKMIADGPMKAYPGRFQAYATLPLQNPEASADELERAVREDGFVGAMTNGFIGEKFLDHPDFEPLLARAEALGVPIYLHPGFPPEAVFNIYYHTVRPGYDQEFQNYIFSGSGYGWHQEVLTQCLRLVLTGVFDRYPKLQMIIGHMGEGLPFYYERIVGDMSESTQDALNKPLGQYFSDNFWYTTSAFFQDELLHLLLRYISVDRVMFGIDYPFADMKQGTDWFRAVDLPREAKEKIAYRNAAKLFGIKV